The nucleotide sequence TTCAAGTTATGTGTTGaacacatttctgtttcaaaatattaatatcaaattatataataaatattattgaccTAAGTAAAGCACAAAATGGCAAACCTGAACGCTGAACCTGAGCTGCTAGTGTGTCAAagtgataaaaacaacaacctgACAATAAATGCAGTTTCCTTTGAAAGTGAGAGATAATGGTACTCTTCTGACTTTTGATTtcagagttttgttttgtttttttgtttttttcagaaaacagttttgtctattGTAATACAAAGCTCTCCAGGAAGTCAAACTTTTCCACATGAGCTCTTGTCAATTAGTATCTGAGTTTTTCTGTGTTAATCTGAGTAACGAAGTAATTAAATcagtaatgcaagttactttgttttctccTTTATTCACTGACAGCTGTCCTGTCTCTGTGTTGAGAGACATTGAGAGTGAGGTGCAGAgacacttccttcagcctgaggctcattaatttcacttttggtgtgaaagagcTCTTACAAGtgcaaaaaatataacttttgttttgttttgttattaaataaaaaaataaaatagataagcaatcccagcccaggtgacaaaaagtaacacaattactttaaaagtacatttccCCAACACTGACCACAAATACATGACAATTCAACAACTTTTATGAATCATTTGGAGATAAAGCAGCACACTATTAACAAGCATAGTTTGGTGAATAAACTCTAATGTTGATTTATCTGAAGATGTCCGCCAGAGATCAGCTGCTTacgaaacatttcaaaatgtttgctgTTAGATGGCTTTGATTTGGTCAACCATGAACAAGCTTCTAATAGTTTTTAACTGATCTCCAGTCAGTTTTATAATGTAGAcgcatttttaatgaattgaatAAATTTTAATACTTAGGCATGTATAATACAAGGAGAATGATGCTTAATTGCTTTTAATGAAGGCCTGCCTAATAACACACATAACAAAcactacaaataaaacacaattttacagaaccttcatatttaattgtattgaattagTAGATCAGACTTAAAAGATTacactttcatgaaaacatttgctATTGTTTTGTAAAAGGTGTCATTATACATGTCTGACTGCTTCAGAACAATTGGTTGAGTTGATTCAGAGCTCCTAAAAGCTGTGTTTCTCCCATCACTGCTCAGCTGCTGTCATATACAGGAAAAGGAACTAGCTGAGGTGCATGAGACATCACAGCGATCAGTTATTATATATCTCTGTGTATAAAcacgttgttgttgttattgttctgCTTCTTTCTATACTTACTTTTAGATAACattgtatttgttaaatattgcaaatgaagaaaaagaaacattgttGTAACCCACAAGGTTACTGATCACAAAAGAGATTCAAAACCAAACACAACCCAAAACAGCTGATTCTGAAAGGTATTGTGCACCTTGGCATCAAATTGAACACGTGttgtacagtatgtaatatatatgttgttaGAGTTGAAAACATCTCTCCCTGCTGTCTCTTTGTGTTCTGTTTTACTGAGCTCTTCCAGATCTGAAAtcataaactgcagcagcaactgcagccacgcccaccagagcagagacgaccaatcggatcacagcttcagtagaaccacaaAACTGAACAGAGTCTGAGGAAAGAAACAGAACATGGAGACATTAGTGTGCATTTTAACCCTTTCAGGTCTGTAAAGAGCACCAACATTACCACTATCatacctgcacatgtgtgacagagttcagtgatgtccagatgtgtggtctggttgctgatgggattgttgagcacacagctgtatgtgtttttctcctgatattccacctccagaggtagagagagactgatgctgagatcagacacactgatgctggacaataaactgtttcctttgtaccaggagagagtcacagcacccacattcacagctgaacacagcagtgaacatttagacactgatgatgatgatgatgatgatgatcctgatgatgaagaacattgtgaagagtttgcagtgatgacaggaacaggcagacgagctggaAAATAATGAAGGACATGGAACATTATTATCCAGATTctccaaaatatatttaacaaaatattaagacAACTTCTAatgatgtgtgtatataaaaatggGAAAATGAATGGTCCTGACTAGTAGGAAGAttaaacaacagcacaaacagaCAAGGTTTCTCACATTCACAAGCAGTAATATAAAAATGAGATTATTAGAGTAATTCTTTACTCACCATAGACAATGACACTGAATCTATTGTATGAGTTTTCTCTGTTGCTGAGGATcagtagttcataaagtccagagtgttcagttctgatgtttctgatggtcagagatccggtTTGATTGTCCATCTGAAGTCTGTCCGCAAAAGTCTCATTACTGttatacataaatatgttttGGTTATATATTTCAGCAATGCGAGTTTCCTGTGCTCCAAACATCCACAATAACATATCTTTGCTCTGTACTTTAATATCAGTATTTAGTGTGATAGAATCTCCCTCAGTCACTGATACTGACTTCATttcatcaccaaacacacctgaaatacatataaaaacactgTATATTATTATCAGACTGAGACTTAATATCATTAACAGATctatcaaataattatttcacataTACAAACACTGTTCTAATCTTAATtctgataattgtttttttatatatataatttcctttAGCTTGACAGACagaaaggtaatatatatatatatatatatatatatatatgtatatatatatatcatttagtatttagtaatttaaaaaatgtactgaaaaGTTACTTACTGCACAGGATAAACAGGAGGAGAGCGCACAGATAAAAGAACATCATGCTGGTTCTGGAAACTCTCATTTCAGATATATATATCACAGGTTTCAGTctaacacataataataataattatttgtgataataaaaagaaaccctcacacaaaaacaaaaacaaacaaacacacgcagCTGACGTCTGTCACTGTGTGCTTTATCTGAACATCATCTCAGCATTTCAGACCACATGCATTCAGCTCACACACATTTACTGACCGCAATAACACAAGATCTGACTCGAAAACATGAACATGTGCTGCTTCACACTCACAATATAACAACGAATGACttccaaaattaaatattttacacaatgcATCAAAAAGTTGTGAAgaatcataaaaacacattaaaatatcataacacacccACATGAGAAACCAGTGTGACATTGTTttagtatacatttaaaaatccatTGGATTAAATCCAATTCCCATTTTATATACGGACTGTTAATAAAGCTgtggtattgtttttatttttgatttttggtgATTCTTTATATCATTTCATCAGACAAAGTGTGTGATTGAACAATAAATTATCTTTATCATCATCGGTTTCACTGTCATGTGCAAATATATCTGCAGATACGTGGATGGCCTTCTCTGAACagcacatttagaaagaaaatgtGTCTGATA is from Cyprinus carpio isolate SPL01 unplaced genomic scaffold, ASM1834038v1 S000006809, whole genome shotgun sequence and encodes:
- the LOC109047519 gene encoding natural killer cell receptor 2B4-like isoform X2, encoding MILSLSLIIIYSVFICISGVFGDEMKSVSVTEGDSITLNTDIKVQSKDMLLWMFGAQETRIAEIYNQNIFMYNSNETFADRLQMDNQTGSLTIRNIRTEHSGLYELLILSNRENSYNRFSVIVYARLPVPVITANSSQCSSSSGSSSSSSSSVSKCSLLCSAVNVGAVTLSWYKGNSLLSSISVSDLSISLSLPLEVEYQEKNTYSCVLNNPISNQTTHLDITELCHTYSVQFCGSTEAVIRLVVSALVGVAAVAAAVYDFRSGRAQ